From one bacterium genomic stretch:
- a CDS encoding response regulator: MKKKIIVVDDEKDILGLVEKILAFNNYSVALAKDGSELLEKLETFHPDLIILDVMMPGFDGYEICRRLKSEDATKAIPVMLLTVLADPSNIQKGKDAGATAYLTKPFEPRELEREIKKILNEV, translated from the coding sequence GTGAAAAAAAAGATTATTGTTGTCGATGATGAAAAAGATATTCTGGGTCTGGTTGAAAAAATATTGGCCTTCAATAATTATTCCGTTGCATTGGCAAAAGATGGGAGTGAATTGTTGGAAAAGCTTGAAACCTTTCACCCGGATTTGATCATTTTAGATGTCATGATGCCTGGTTTTGACGGGTATGAGATATGCCGCCGGTTGAAAAGCGAGGATGCCACCAAAGCAATCCCCGTCATGCTTCTGACCGTATTGGCTGACCCGAGTAATATTCAAAAAGGCAAGGATGCGGGTGCGACCGCTTATTTAACCAAACCGTTTGAACCGCGTGAACTGGAGAGGGAAATTAAAAAAATATTGAATGAAGTATAG
- a CDS encoding DegV family protein, protein MADRIAIVTDSTCDLPRTLLTEEGIYMVPLSIYFGEEEVLDGVDLSPAQFYEKLQTAKKHPTTSQPPPGKFLNLFQELQKEGYTQIVCIHITRKFSGTAQSATVAATMVPEMKIKVIDSKTTTGSLGALVRYANQLVKNGMGFDAVIEKIIMQLPRTAIYFSVDSLESLQRGGRIGKARALIGKYLGIRPLMALHENSGEIEVINKARSVEAACRMMAKLARAHIEKYGVCHQVVLLTAMVEDYGVVLQKAMTSLAFDFGHITQVKIGGVIGTHLGPTGWGIGIC, encoded by the coding sequence ATGGCCGACCGTATTGCGATTGTAACTGACAGCACCTGCGATCTACCCCGGACCCTTTTAACCGAGGAAGGCATTTATATGGTTCCGCTCAGTATTTATTTCGGTGAAGAGGAGGTTTTGGATGGGGTTGATTTATCCCCGGCGCAGTTTTATGAAAAATTACAAACAGCAAAAAAACATCCCACAACGTCACAGCCGCCGCCGGGGAAATTTTTAAATCTTTTTCAGGAACTTCAGAAAGAGGGCTATACACAGATTGTTTGTATTCATATCACCCGGAAATTTTCCGGGACCGCACAATCCGCGACCGTCGCGGCCACGATGGTGCCGGAAATGAAAATCAAGGTGATTGATTCAAAAACCACGACCGGTTCGCTGGGGGCTTTGGTCCGATATGCCAATCAATTGGTTAAAAACGGTATGGGATTTGATGCGGTTATTGAGAAAATAATCATGCAGCTTCCGCGGACTGCCATTTATTTTTCTGTAGACAGTCTTGAGTCGTTGCAGCGCGGCGGCCGGATCGGCAAGGCCCGGGCTTTGATCGGAAAATATCTCGGTATTCGGCCGTTGATGGCATTGCATGAAAATAGCGGAGAGATTGAGGTGATTAATAAAGCGCGTTCCGTGGAAGCGGCCTGCCGGATGATGGCAAAGCTGGCCCGGGCGCATATAGAAAAATACGGCGTTTGTCATCAGGTGGTACTGCTAACGGCGATGGTTGAGGACTATGGCGTTGTGTTGCAGAAGGCCATGACATCACTCGCCTTTGATTTTGGTCATATAACCCAAGTAAAAATCGGCGGTGTCATCGGGACGCATCTGGGACCGACCGGTTGGGGGATTGGTATTTGTTGA
- a CDS encoding DAK2 domain-containing protein, translating into MKMLHGRRIKNALLAGIAWFGHFRQHLDKMNVFPVPDGDTGKNMHHALQAARKEIESVQGGSASEVAWAAARGTLMGGRGCSGMILSGFFAGFAEAVGDKKSLSARDLALAFQVGSTRARERIDNPVEGTILSVGEAAAKEAVEEARKSRNLIDVMVSAWRGAERALENTPKQLKVLKDNNVVDAGGMGLVYFLEGMVRFNFRQSLQAEAAIHTPLMPAAARSARPVKISEYKYCAEFIIHGEKLTRSELTAVLQPMGEELMIASAERGLFKVHMHTKNAETIFKKISRLGHITWKKVDDMEAQHKHAFVDSDS; encoded by the coding sequence GTGAAAATGCTCCATGGTCGGCGTATTAAAAATGCACTTCTGGCAGGGATCGCCTGGTTTGGACATTTCAGACAGCATCTTGATAAGATGAATGTTTTTCCTGTTCCGGATGGAGACACCGGAAAAAATATGCATCATGCGCTGCAAGCAGCCCGAAAAGAAATTGAGAGTGTGCAGGGCGGCAGTGCTTCGGAGGTGGCCTGGGCAGCGGCACGCGGTACGCTGATGGGCGGCCGGGGATGCTCAGGCATGATTCTATCCGGTTTTTTTGCCGGTTTTGCAGAAGCGGTCGGGGATAAAAAATCACTCTCCGCCCGGGATTTGGCACTGGCTTTTCAAGTAGGGAGCACTCGGGCAAGAGAAAGAATTGACAATCCGGTGGAAGGTACGATTTTGAGCGTCGGTGAGGCGGCAGCCAAAGAGGCGGTTGAAGAGGCACGGAAAAGCCGGAACCTGATTGATGTCATGGTTTCCGCCTGGCGGGGGGCGGAAAGGGCATTGGAAAATACGCCTAAACAATTAAAAGTTCTTAAAGATAATAATGTCGTGGATGCCGGCGGGATGGGTTTGGTGTATTTTCTTGAAGGTATGGTGCGGTTTAATTTCCGGCAATCACTTCAAGCCGAGGCGGCAATACATACACCCTTGATGCCGGCTGCCGCCCGGTCGGCGCGTCCTGTTAAAATTTCAGAATATAAATATTGTGCGGAGTTTATAATCCATGGTGAAAAATTGACGCGGAGTGAGCTGACAGCGGTCCTGCAGCCAATGGGCGAAGAACTCATGATTGCTTCAGCGGAGCGCGGATTATTCAAGGTGCATATGCATACGAAGAATGCTGAAACCATTTTTAAAAAGATTTCCCGGCTGGGTCATATCACCTGGAAAAAAGTTGATGATATGGAAGCACAGCACAAGCACGCATTTGTGGATAGTGACAGCTGA
- a CDS encoding class II SORL domain-containing protein yields MTDLEKKHVPDIQVPAQVKAREAFVVTITLGKHLPHPDEGGHWIQWVELYANEGYLGRAEMSATVSSTPVSFTVKLNESAELVVRARCNLHGVWENRVPIKVV; encoded by the coding sequence ATGACGGACCTGGAAAAAAAGCATGTGCCGGATATTCAGGTACCGGCCCAGGTGAAGGCACGCGAGGCTTTTGTTGTGACCATTACTCTGGGTAAGCATTTACCGCATCCGGATGAAGGCGGCCATTGGATACAGTGGGTTGAACTCTATGCCAATGAAGGCTATTTAGGACGGGCAGAGATGAGCGCAACGGTCTCCAGTACACCGGTTTCTTTTACGGTTAAATTAAATGAATCTGCAGAGCTGGTGGTCCGGGCCAGGTGTAATTTGCATGGTGTATGGGAAAACCGGGTGCCGATAAAAGTAGTGTAA
- a CDS encoding prohibitin family protein has protein sequence MEEFEMKKPFNKDSIKGFGGIAVIGAILILLFVLNPIAIIGPGERGVVFSRLSGVKIVVMQEGLNFKIPAIENVVKFDIKTQKMDRISQGASKDLQEVNLRTVVNYHLDGQKVSTLYQEVGVDFERKVIDPAIQEAVKAGTALFPVENIIVERPKLKAVIADILKKKLAVYNIIVEDVNLTDIEFSAEFNRVVEQKQIEEQKIKTAEYKKRQAMEYKEQVILEAQAEAEKQRLIRMQVTKDIVSLEWIKKWDGKLPVTVMGGDTVPMLSLK, from the coding sequence ATGGAAGAATTTGAAATGAAAAAACCATTTAACAAAGATTCAATCAAGGGGTTCGGCGGGATTGCCGTTATTGGCGCAATTTTAATCCTGCTGTTTGTTCTCAACCCGATTGCAATCATTGGTCCGGGTGAACGCGGTGTGGTTTTCTCGCGTCTTTCCGGGGTGAAGATTGTAGTCATGCAGGAAGGTCTGAATTTCAAGATTCCGGCTATTGAAAATGTGGTGAAATTTGATATTAAAACCCAGAAAATGGACCGGATCAGTCAGGGTGCTTCCAAGGATTTGCAGGAAGTCAATTTGCGGACCGTGGTCAACTACCATTTGGACGGCCAGAAAGTTTCCACGCTTTACCAGGAAGTGGGCGTGGATTTTGAACGGAAGGTGATTGACCCGGCGATTCAGGAAGCGGTCAAAGCCGGTACAGCGCTGTTCCCGGTGGAAAATATTATTGTTGAGCGGCCTAAATTAAAAGCTGTGATTGCCGATATCTTGAAAAAAAAGCTGGCTGTGTACAATATTATTGTTGAGGATGTCAATCTGACGGATATTGAATTTTCTGCGGAATTTAACCGCGTGGTTGAGCAAAAACAGATTGAAGAGCAGAAGATCAAGACTGCTGAGTATAAAAAAAGGCAGGCGATGGAGTATAAAGAACAGGTTATTCTGGAAGCGCAGGCGGAAGCTGAAAAGCAGCGCTTGATCCGTATGCAGGTTACCAAGGATATTGTGTCTTTGGAATGGATCAAGAAATGGGACGGTAAGCTGCCGGTTACTGTGATGGGCGGCGATACGGTTCCTATGCTTAGTTTGAAATAA
- a CDS encoding nucleotidyl transferase AbiEii/AbiGii toxin family protein: MKADVKNLEASVRAKLQNKAKETGCSFSEILQYFGMERFLYRFSQSQYADKFILKGALTFIAWQVTERRATRDIDFLARFDNQVESIEKIIKDICVFPVLPDGLEFDAATVKGRKIKEDADYEGVRVKFLVFLDRARIAIQVDVGFGDVICPKPKAIDYPVILDFPRPRLKVYPAESVISEKFEAMVKLGLLNSRMKDFYDIWLMLRQFEFDGSKLAQALNSTFSHRKTSLPIHKPIFDGEIYDERSDRQTLWKAFLEKEGIRNAPEKLRNTAAEIEKFLIKPLEAIGKGREFKKTWHASGPWR, from the coding sequence ATGAAAGCGGACGTAAAAAATCTGGAAGCCTCTGTCCGGGCCAAGCTACAAAACAAGGCGAAAGAAACCGGTTGTTCATTTTCTGAAATATTGCAATATTTTGGAATGGAAAGATTTCTTTACAGGTTTAGCCAATCCCAATATGCAGACAAATTTATACTCAAAGGGGCACTTACGTTTATTGCCTGGCAGGTTACGGAAAGAAGGGCGACCCGTGATATAGATTTTTTAGCCCGGTTTGACAATCAAGTGGAAAGTATTGAAAAAATAATCAAGGATATTTGCGTGTTTCCAGTACTGCCGGATGGACTTGAGTTTGATGCTGCTACAGTCAAAGGGCGGAAGATAAAGGAAGACGCGGATTATGAAGGTGTCCGGGTTAAATTCCTGGTTTTTTTGGATCGTGCCCGCATTGCGATCCAGGTTGATGTCGGGTTTGGTGATGTAATTTGTCCAAAACCAAAAGCCATTGACTACCCCGTAATTCTGGATTTTCCCAGGCCCCGCCTTAAGGTGTATCCTGCGGAAAGCGTGATTAGCGAGAAATTTGAAGCGATGGTAAAACTTGGTCTTTTGAACAGCCGTATGAAAGATTTTTACGATATTTGGCTAATGCTGCGTCAGTTCGAATTTGATGGGAGTAAGTTGGCCCAGGCATTGAATAGCACGTTTAGTCATCGCAAGACATCTTTACCTATTCATAAGCCGATATTTGATGGGGAAATATACGATGAGAGATCTGACCGCCAGACACTGTGGAAGGCATTTTTGGAAAAAGAAGGTATAAGGAATGCGCCGGAAAAATTGCGTAACACGGCTGCCGAAATTGAAAAATTCCTGATTAAGCCGCTGGAAGCGATAGGGAAAGGGCGGGAATTTAAAAAAACATGGCATGCCTCAGGACCGTGGCGATGA
- a CDS encoding type IV toxin-antitoxin system AbiEi family antitoxin domain-containing protein, with product MAKIHECIKFIWNNGGIVRFSAVLEAGFHPDSLNLLEKEGKIEKIARGLYQLTNNNYGSHPDLVIASRQAPRGVICLISALAFHEATNEIPHKVDIAILQGTHANRIKYPLVRFYRFAPRTWEAGIEEFEIGGHKIKVYSLAKTIADCFKFRNRIGVNVARDALKGAVLEKKAKPKEIMQYAKLCRVDRIIKPVLEAIL from the coding sequence TTGGCTAAAATACATGAATGTATAAAATTTATCTGGAATAACGGCGGTATAGTCCGGTTTTCTGCTGTTTTGGAAGCTGGATTTCATCCGGATTCCCTCAACCTGCTTGAGAAAGAAGGGAAAATAGAAAAGATCGCCCGGGGTCTATACCAGCTAACCAATAACAATTATGGTTCTCATCCGGATTTGGTTATAGCATCGCGCCAAGCACCCAGAGGCGTTATTTGCCTTATTTCTGCATTAGCATTTCATGAAGCAACCAATGAGATACCTCACAAAGTGGATATAGCTATTCTCCAGGGAACCCATGCCAATCGAATAAAATATCCACTGGTAAGGTTTTATCGCTTTGCTCCCCGGACATGGGAAGCCGGGATCGAAGAATTTGAAATCGGAGGTCATAAGATCAAAGTTTATAGTCTTGCTAAGACCATTGCAGATTGCTTTAAATTCCGTAATAGAATAGGCGTGAATGTGGCGCGAGATGCCCTCAAAGGTGCTGTCCTGGAAAAAAAAGCAAAGCCCAAAGAGATTATGCAATATGCCAAGCTTTGCCGTGTTGACAGAATCATAAAACCAGTACTGGAAGCGATTCTATGA
- a CDS encoding insulinase family protein has product MPRVKQRILQNGLKVLTKKISAMPVVSVFLWYRVGARNESKGQSGLAHFLEHMLFKGTAAFPQGDISRLIERTGGQQNAFTSYDYTAYYETVPSEHLELVLRIQADRMSNALLDPREVHKERSVILSELDGNKNHPHVRFRDLMNAQTWINHPYRRPVIGWKEEVEKLSREQLVNFYRAHYTPSNAVLVVVGDYEEKILAGYVKKHFSGIARGQAPAQPCYPAELAHGLNQVVMEDHGPAPMVQVNLLIPPAGHKDHFALSVLSDVLAKGKTARLYRSLVDRGLATDVYASPYEMIDPGVWTFRAICQNAVHPQQVEEVFLKEFATVREQLIRKHECVKAVNQTRAQLVFSKDSITDQALMLGFYETVAKDWRIPERYLQAVAKVTPKQLQEVAGKYLIPANMTIGRFFPHGVKMKTVPLKALKAKSCSIATAAPTRSRQAPVRTSVAGKKMSRCHSEKFSHGCTKYILSNQATLLVHPNPGNPMVVLSGLVQGGVVAEPQEKPGMALMHAHMLDRGSLWRDANKIAADLEFKGTQLLYTARREELQITGETLCEDLPLMFRVLGENFIKPVFPEIERHKAGQEILAVCHSVRQNSDMQAWQHFYEMAYPAGHPMRRSLLTAAKGIPKMTRQDLLAYHQAAISPEKAIFSIAGDVEPEKVRQLMEKYLGQWQSSGNQSPDYFNTALEMAPVMKSKGHIHRLPGKHESIVVLGHQGLHRDHPDYYPAFVANQILGGAGLSSLLMQEVRDRAGLTYSIYSQFRVSRGNRPWCIVFQTEPEKVDAAVKIALEQIRRLQTGRIKRHLLIDTQERLAGGLAMGMETNTGIAYLNREIEYHQLGKDYIAEYARRIRAVTFKQMTAAARKWFHPDKYLLSIAAPEK; this is encoded by the coding sequence GTGCCAAGGGTTAAACAAAGAATACTACAGAATGGATTGAAGGTTCTTACGAAGAAAATCAGTGCCATGCCGGTGGTCTCGGTTTTTTTGTGGTACCGCGTAGGTGCGCGCAATGAGAGTAAGGGGCAGTCCGGGTTGGCGCATTTTTTAGAACACATGTTGTTCAAAGGCACGGCCGCGTTTCCCCAGGGGGACATTTCCCGGTTGATTGAGCGTACCGGCGGTCAGCAAAATGCGTTTACCAGTTATGATTATACAGCTTATTATGAGACTGTGCCGTCTGAGCATTTGGAATTGGTGCTGCGCATACAGGCGGACCGCATGTCCAATGCATTGCTGGACCCGCGTGAAGTACACAAGGAGCGCAGTGTGATTCTTTCTGAACTGGATGGGAATAAAAACCATCCGCATGTGCGCTTTCGTGATCTGATGAATGCTCAGACCTGGATCAATCATCCCTACCGCCGTCCGGTGATCGGCTGGAAAGAGGAAGTGGAGAAGCTTTCCCGGGAACAATTGGTGAATTTTTACCGGGCGCACTACACGCCGTCCAATGCGGTGCTGGTGGTGGTGGGAGACTATGAGGAGAAAATTCTGGCCGGTTATGTAAAAAAGCATTTCAGCGGCATTGCCCGCGGCCAGGCACCGGCCCAACCCTGTTATCCGGCGGAACTTGCCCATGGCTTGAATCAAGTGGTGATGGAAGATCACGGCCCTGCGCCCATGGTGCAGGTCAATCTATTGATTCCCCCGGCTGGTCATAAAGACCACTTTGCACTCTCAGTTTTAAGTGATGTGCTTGCCAAAGGCAAAACAGCACGGCTATACCGGTCATTGGTTGACCGGGGACTGGCAACGGATGTTTATGCCTCACCGTATGAAATGATCGATCCGGGTGTGTGGACGTTTCGTGCTATTTGTCAAAATGCAGTACATCCCCAACAGGTTGAGGAGGTGTTTTTAAAAGAATTTGCGACGGTGCGGGAACAATTGATCCGGAAACATGAATGCGTCAAAGCAGTTAATCAAACCCGTGCCCAGCTGGTTTTTTCCAAGGATAGCATTACCGACCAAGCCTTGATGCTGGGGTTTTATGAGACCGTTGCCAAAGACTGGCGTATCCCCGAGCGCTATCTCCAGGCGGTCGCCAAGGTGACTCCAAAGCAGCTTCAGGAAGTTGCCGGGAAGTATTTGATTCCGGCCAATATGACGATTGGACGTTTTTTTCCGCATGGCGTCAAAATGAAGACGGTTCCACTCAAAGCATTAAAAGCGAAATCGTGCAGCATTGCAACGGCCGCGCCGACCCGAAGCCGGCAGGCGCCGGTTCGGACTTCGGTTGCCGGAAAGAAAATGTCCCGTTGCCATAGTGAAAAATTTTCTCATGGCTGCACCAAATATATTTTATCCAACCAAGCAACTTTACTGGTTCATCCAAATCCCGGCAATCCCATGGTGGTGCTTTCCGGCCTGGTTCAAGGTGGTGTTGTGGCCGAGCCGCAGGAAAAACCGGGGATGGCACTGATGCATGCACATATGCTGGATCGGGGATCACTTTGGCGGGATGCCAATAAAATTGCCGCTGACCTGGAGTTTAAAGGAACGCAGTTACTCTATACAGCGCGGCGCGAAGAACTTCAAATCACCGGAGAGACACTGTGCGAAGATTTACCGCTTATGTTCCGTGTGTTGGGTGAAAATTTTATCAAACCGGTTTTTCCCGAGATAGAGCGGCACAAGGCGGGGCAGGAAATTTTGGCAGTCTGTCACAGTGTCCGGCAAAATTCCGATATGCAGGCGTGGCAGCATTTTTATGAAATGGCTTATCCCGCAGGACATCCCATGCGGCGCAGTCTTCTGACGGCTGCCAAAGGGATTCCGAAAATGACACGCCAGGACTTGCTGGCGTATCATCAGGCAGCGATCAGTCCTGAAAAAGCTATTTTCTCGATTGCCGGGGATGTAGAACCGGAGAAGGTCAGGCAACTGATGGAAAAATATTTGGGTCAATGGCAGTCAAGCGGGAACCAATCACCGGATTATTTCAATACTGCTTTGGAGATGGCACCTGTTATGAAATCCAAAGGTCATATCCACCGGTTGCCGGGCAAACATGAGAGCATTGTGGTGCTGGGGCATCAGGGCCTTCACCGCGATCATCCTGATTATTATCCGGCGTTTGTTGCCAACCAGATTTTGGGCGGGGCCGGGCTTTCCAGCCTGCTGATGCAGGAAGTGCGGGACCGGGCCGGATTGACATACTCGATTTATTCGCAGTTTCGCGTTTCCCGCGGCAACCGTCCCTGGTGCATTGTATTTCAGACAGAACCGGAAAAAGTTGACGCAGCAGTTAAAATAGCTTTGGAGCAAATCCGGCGGCTGCAAACCGGCAGGATAAAGCGGCATCTGCTGATCGATACACAGGAGCGGCTGGCAGGCGGCTTGGCGATGGGGATGGAGACCAATACGGGTATTGCTTATTTGAACCGGGAGATTGAATATCATCAGCTGGGTAAGGATTATATTGCGGAGTATGCCCGGCGTATTCGGGCGGTTACGTTTAAGCAGATGACAGCTGCCGCCCGAAAATGGTTTCATCCGGATAAATATTTACTTTCCATTGCCGCGCCGGAGAAATAA
- a CDS encoding EF-hand domain-containing protein produces the protein MKKLLGVGLVALFVSQQVVLAGAATVNEAEKIYNNKLYTMERFESTDVNEDGFLSKAELQGEQLWFENYKEGKRFQMADKDGDGQLSLDEVKAQKQWEKQNRDALEKQALEELRTKHPGITDADLVWLEGHPKVAKALVKNAQWLEGHPKVAEAIYADKKWLAAHPEVAKAAYANRVYLNNHPEVAKKIYHYREFLNSHPAVAIEVYKNRVYLNNHPEVAKAVYANRDWLYNHPKVAQAAYANRYWLNQHPGVAKQLYRQRRWLVAHPKVAKELFRNRAFLAKHPKLSKYLYKNRNKIMKNKKAIKRAYRKHKKNN, from the coding sequence ATGAAAAAATTACTTGGAGTTGGTCTGGTAGCTTTGTTCGTCAGCCAGCAAGTTGTTCTGGCGGGAGCTGCTACGGTAAATGAAGCGGAAAAAATTTACAATAACAAGCTCTACACCATGGAACGTTTTGAATCAACAGATGTGAATGAAGACGGGTTTTTGAGTAAAGCGGAACTTCAGGGTGAGCAATTATGGTTTGAAAATTATAAAGAGGGCAAGCGCTTTCAGATGGCGGACAAGGATGGGGACGGGCAGTTGTCTTTGGATGAAGTGAAAGCACAAAAACAGTGGGAAAAACAAAATCGGGATGCTCTGGAAAAACAGGCTTTGGAGGAATTGCGCACGAAGCATCCCGGCATTACTGATGCTGATTTGGTCTGGTTGGAAGGACATCCGAAAGTTGCCAAAGCACTGGTGAAAAATGCGCAGTGGCTGGAAGGGCATCCGAAAGTTGCGGAAGCAATCTATGCAGATAAAAAATGGCTTGCAGCCCATCCGGAAGTTGCCAAAGCAGCCTATGCCAACCGGGTTTATTTAAACAATCATCCCGAAGTGGCCAAAAAGATATATCACTATCGTGAATTTTTAAATAGCCATCCTGCGGTTGCAATTGAGGTTTATAAAAACCGGGTTTATTTAAATAATCATCCTGAAGTTGCAAAAGCTGTTTATGCCAATCGAGATTGGCTGTATAACCATCCCAAAGTGGCGCAGGCAGCCTATGCCAATCGTTATTGGCTTAATCAACATCCGGGTGTTGCGAAACAGTTATACCGCCAGCGGCGCTGGTTGGTGGCACATCCTAAGGTAGCAAAAGAGCTTTTCCGGAACCGGGCGTTTTTAGCCAAACATCCGAAATTATCCAAATATTTGTATAAAAACAGAAACAAAATAATGAAGAATAAAAAAGCCATTAAAAGAGCATACCGTAAGCATAAGAAAAACAACTAA
- a CDS encoding DUF3106 domain-containing protein gives MMRPDIKILFAVILILAFLVPGYGLAGTQPEVKGEKVVDTNLAKWESLTPGQKQQLRERFRAWKKMPPQKRKQLKRKLNWFNRLPAEEKKQLRRAFKKYQKHSVDERKQLKRKWEVWKKLPENKKQMIRKNFKRFQNLSPQERKKKLRQLKKWRRLSPAQRRKLKQRLKR, from the coding sequence ATGATGCGTCCGGACATTAAAATACTGTTCGCTGTTATTTTGATACTGGCATTTCTGGTGCCAGGTTACGGTTTGGCCGGCACCCAGCCGGAGGTCAAGGGAGAGAAAGTCGTAGATACTAATTTGGCGAAGTGGGAGTCACTGACGCCTGGACAAAAACAGCAGTTAAGAGAGCGCTTCCGGGCCTGGAAAAAAATGCCGCCTCAAAAGCGTAAACAGTTGAAGCGGAAATTAAACTGGTTTAACCGATTGCCGGCGGAAGAAAAAAAACAATTACGCCGGGCATTTAAAAAATATCAAAAACACAGCGTGGACGAAAGAAAACAGCTGAAGCGTAAATGGGAAGTCTGGAAAAAGCTCCCGGAAAATAAAAAACAGATGATTCGGAAAAATTTCAAACGATTTCAAAACCTTTCTCCGCAAGAGCGTAAGAAAAAGCTTCGTCAATTAAAAAAATGGCGTCGTTTATCACCGGCGCAGCGAAGAAAACTTAAGCAGAGGCTCAAACGGTGA
- a CDS encoding RNA polymerase sigma factor, whose translation MEKMTQKDEHVQWMLAFQAGDLQAFDKLVQAYRRSVMAIAYRFLQNKEDAEDAAQETFVKMYKAKMRYKPGNKFSSWLFTILNHVCLNMIRYRKRHATTSMDKSLNEAGDSLSNHLPDQKAVLASDRVEQDEANQMVRKVIGELSADERMALILDHWEDKSMAEIAEIVNKSVPAVKSLLFRAKAKCRIKLKGYLDWEKAW comes from the coding sequence ATGGAGAAAATGACACAAAAAGATGAGCATGTACAATGGATGCTGGCTTTTCAGGCGGGTGACCTGCAGGCTTTTGATAAATTGGTTCAGGCGTATAGACGATCAGTGATGGCTATTGCTTATCGCTTTTTGCAGAATAAGGAAGATGCGGAAGATGCTGCGCAAGAGACATTTGTAAAGATGTATAAAGCGAAAATGCGCTATAAACCGGGAAATAAGTTTTCCTCCTGGTTATTTACCATATTGAATCATGTTTGCTTGAATATGATTCGATATCGCAAACGTCACGCAACAACGAGTATGGATAAATCCTTGAATGAAGCGGGTGATTCGCTTAGCAACCATTTGCCGGATCAAAAAGCGGTGTTGGCAAGTGATCGCGTTGAGCAAGACGAGGCCAATCAGATGGTCAGAAAAGTGATTGGCGAGTTGAGTGCGGATGAACGGATGGCTCTCATTTTAGATCATTGGGAGGACAAATCCATGGCGGAGATTGCCGAAATTGTGAATAAAAGTGTGCCCGCAGTCAAGTCGCTGTTGTTTCGTGCAAAAGCAAAATGCCGGATAAAATTAAAGGGTTATCTGGATTGGGAGAAAGCGTGGTGA